The genomic DNA CGCGCATACGCGAGCACGACGAAGAACCGGTGCCAGTCGTGGCGCAGCCGGACCTCATCCAGGATGTCGCGGCGGAACGCCTTCATCGAGTTCGTGTCGGACACCGGGACGTCGAAGATGACGCGGCTCAGCCGGTTGTAGATGCTGGACACCGCCGCCTTCTCATAGCGACCGACCTTCCGACCCGTCACGATGTCGAAGCCCTCATCCAGCTTCTCCAGGAAGCGCGGGATCTCCTCCGTGCCATGCTGGAGATCCGCATCGAACAGGATGACCCAGCGCGCGTCCGTGTTCTCCGCCCCCGTCACCATCGCTTCGGTCTTGCCGAAGTTCCGGCGATGCGTGAGGACGCGGAGCTGCGACCAGCCGCCCGCCTCCCGAGCCGCCCGCTCGCCGGTACCATCCGTCGAGCCATCGTCGATCAGCAGAACCTCGCCCTCGAGGCCGTGCCGCTCGAACGTCGCACGCAGCTCACGCACGAGGTCCGGCACGTTGTCGGCTTCGTTGTAGGCGGGAATGATGACGGCGAAGTCACGGCGCGCGGCCGCACTGAGCTGCGGCGGGCGGGCCGGTTCCGTCATCGGGACGGGCTGCGACATGGGGCGTCAGCTCCCGTTCTGCGGCGTGCCGGACGCGGCACCCACTCTGCAGGACGGCTCAACGGAGCAGCGCCGTGACCCGGAGCACGGGCGTTCGGTCGATGTCCGGGACGTGCTCATGCGAAGACGAGCCGTTCTGCAGAGTGGGTGCCGCGTCCGCGTGCTCACACCCGCTTGCGCATCCGCGCGGATAGAATGCCGAGCTGATCGCGGTATTTGGCGACCGTGCGGCGCGCGATCTGGATGCCCTCATCCTTCAGGATATTCACGATCGCCTGGTCCGTGAGCGGACGCTTCGCTTCCTCGTCGGACACCAGCTTCTGGATCTTGGCCTTGATGCCGCGCGCGCTCACATCCTCGCCCGACGTCGTGGACAGGCCGCTCGAGAAGAAGAACTTCAGCGGCAGCACACCACGCGGCGTCTGCACGAACTTCTCGTTCGTTACACGCGACACGGTGGACTCGTGCATGTTGATGACTTCCGCCACCTCGCGCAGCGTCAGCGGCTTCAGGTACTGCACGCCCTTCTCGAAGAACTCTCGCTGACGATCCACGATGAAGTTCATCACCTTCAGCATGGTCTGACGGCGCTGCTCGATCGCCTGGATCATCCAGTTCGCGCTGTTCAGCTTGTTGCTGATGAACTCCTTGTTCTCGCCCTTGAACTTGCTCTTGTCCTTCGCGATCTCGCGGTACGCACGCGACAACTTCAGGCGCGGCAGGCTCGTGTCGTTCAGGAACACCAGGTACTCGCCATCGATCTTTTCGACGATGAGGTCCGGCGTGATGTAGTTGTCCGGCGGCGCCGAGTACTTGAGGCCCGGCTTCGGATCCAGCTTCGCGATCTCGTCGGCCGCGGTCTGCACATCCTTCGGCGTGATCGACAGGTCCTTCGAGATCTCCGACCATCGATGGTTGATCAGCTGGTCGAAGTACTCGCGCACGATGCGGTACGCCAGCGTGTCCTCCATCTCGAAATCCTGAAGCTGGAGCACGAGGCATTCGCGCAGGTCGCGCGCGCCGATGCCAGCCGGATCGAACGCCTGGAGGATCCGCAGCATCTCCTCGCCGTCCTCCAGCGTGAACGGCACAGCTTCTCCGCCCTCCTCCTCCGCCCAGTCCGCACCCGCATCCTCCAGCCACAGGTTCAGACCCTTCACCACCTCCTCGAGCGAGCACGTCAGATACCCGTTCTCGTCGATGTTGCCGATGATCTCCTCGCCCAGCAGCACCTGCCGCGGAGAGAGCCGCAGCAGCACCAGCTGGTCCCGCAGATGGTCGTACAGGTCACGCGATTCGACGCTGACCGGCTCGAAGTACTCCTTCTCCTCGTACTCCTGGCGCCGGCCGCCCGCCTCGAAGCCGTCCAGGAGGATCTCCTCCCAGTCGATCTCCTCGGCCTTTTCCTTCTCTTCCTTCTCCTTCTCCTTCTCGGAGGGAGTGATCTCCTCTTCCGTGACCTGCGGCTCCTCCAGGTCCAGAAAAGGATTGTTCAGCATCTCCTGCTTGATGTGCTGCTGCAGGTCGAGCAGGGGCATGTACAGAAGATCCATCGCCTGGTACAGGCGTGGATTGATCTTCATCTCCTGCTTCAGCTGTGTGCCCTGGTACAGCCCTGTGCGTATGCTCATGCGACTACTTCCGGACGTCGATACCGCTCGCGCATGCGCGCCGTGAGCGTAGGTCCAAAATAGATTTCTGCCACTTCGTCATTCCATACCAGCTCGCCCACCGTTCCCGACACGCGCACCTTCCCGTCGTACATGATGTAAGCGCGATCGACGATGTCGAGCGTCTGCTCCACGTTGTGATCGGTTATGATTACCCCTATGCCGCGATGTCGCAGGTCGGCGACAATCTGCTGGATGTCATGCACCGCGATCGGGTCCACTCCCGCGAACGGCTCATCCAGCAGCATGAACTTCGGCTCCGACACCAGCGCGCGCGTGATCTCCAGGCGGCGCCGCTCTCCTCCCGACAGCGAATATGCCCGCGCCTTGCGCAGGTGCTTCAGCCCCAGCTCGTCCAGCATGTGCTCCAGTCGCTCCCGGCGCTGCCGCCGCTTCAGCGGCATCGTCTCCAGGATCGCCAGGATGTTCTCCTCTACCGTCAGCTTCCGGAAGATCGACGGCTCCTGCGCCAGATAGCCTATCCCCGCACGGGCCCTCTTGTACATGGGGGTGCGGGTCAGCTCCCGCTCGTCCAGGAACACTTTCCCCTTATCCGGTCCGATCAGACCCACCATCATGTAGAACGTCGTCGTCTTCCCTGCCCCGTTCGGCCCCAGCAGCCCCACGATCTCGCCCTGCGAGACCTCCACGTTCACGTCCGCCACCACCCGCCGCCGCCGATAGATCTTCACCAGCCCCCGTGCCGACAGCGTGCTCGCACCGGCCAGCGGTCCGCGCCTGCGACCGGCGCCAGCGCCTGGCCGGGTGGGTGCATTGAGCAAAATCCCGACCGCGCGGTCCAGCTGTGCCTCGACCTCCACGCGCTGGTCCGCTAACAGCGCGCCCCAGTAATCCGGGGCGACACGTGCGCGCTCCCACGCCTCGCCCGCGGGCTCGGCGAGCACGACGCCATCCGCGACGAGCCTGGTGAGCACATGCTCCTCGAAGTAGCGGTCGGCGTCCTCGGGCGATGCGACATCGCCGGCGATCGCCATGGGCGCAGGCGTATCGACATCGTCGCGTGCGACGTACTCGCTGCGGATCGCGGCGAACCACTGGCCGCGATCGAGTGCGCCATCGGTGTCTGCGCGGCGCACGAGCTCGAGGAGTGCGGCCGCGATGGAGGCCTCGTGCGGCTTCAGGCCGGCGACGTAGTCGAGCAGACTCATCGGGGACCCGACCCCGGTCCGGGCGGCGGTGGCGGCGGTGTTGCAGCGCCGACCGTGCCGGAACCCGCTGCGCGGACGGCCTCGGCTGGCTGGAGATAGATGCCACGGGCATCGCCGGCGGCGGACACGGTGCTGACCTCGCCATCGAGGAAGTTCACCTCGATGTAGGACGAGAGCAGATAGTTGTACGAGAGCTTCGCGGCCGGATCGTCCTCATCGCGGATACTGTACATCGACTGCGCCTGGTTGCCGTGCGCGGCCAGCTGCTCCATGACCGTCGCGGTCGCCGCGGTGTCGATTTCGGCGCGAGGGTTCGGTGCGAAGCGGGCGCGCACCGTATCGCCGCGCATCCAGTCCCTGGAGAGCAGCGCCATGACCTCGGGCGTCGCCTCGGGAAGGAGCGACTGAAGCGAGTCCGGAATCACGCGCTCGCCGCGCGCATCACCTATGGCCACCGCCTGCGTGATCTGACCGCCCGGCGCGATCACATCGATGGAGTCAGCATCCATGTTGAACATGTCGGACTCGACGTGCGGCCGCGCGCCTGGAGACGCTCCAGGCGCCGGCTCCCACGGCATGGCGACGAGTCGCTCGACGGCTCCCTCTGCGAACAGCAGCCGAATGGCCGGCGCGGTGACATCCAGGTCGTCCGTATGGAGTGAAGCGCCGTGACGCGCGAGCACCTCGTCGATCTGGTCCTGCTCATCGACTGTGCCGGTGATCGTGTCGCCGCGCAGCTCCTGCGCAGGGAGCTGCACGACCGCACTCCCCATGACGTCCAGCTGCTGCGTCGCATCCCTGAACTCGATGGCATCCCCCGTCGCCGTCAGCGAGTCGCGCCGCAGCACGGCGTTCCCCGTGCCGCGGAACGACTGGCCGCCCATGACGCGGATCTCGCGCGCATCGAGCACCGTGCTGTCACGCGCCGCGCCTGCCGCCATGCGCGGCAGGGTGTCGCCAGCTGCAGCCGCCCTGGTGCCGGGGCGCTGAAACAGAATCGCGCGCGGCTGCCCGCCTGTGGCGATAAGCAGGCTCTCGCGCTGCGGCGTTTCCTGGTAGATGTCGAGCAGCTCCGACATGATTACGGACCCGTTCACCTTCTCGCGCAACACTACGTTCGTCCGCGCGTGCAGCTGCTCGGTCTCCGTGAAGTACTGGGCGAACTCGGAGCGCAGCGAGCGATCCTCATCATCGACCTGCACATTCCCGTTCAGCGTGATCTGCCCGACGGCCACCGAATATGTCGCCGTCTGAGCTACAATGCGGCGACCTCCCGGGCAGACCAGCACCGCCTGGGTGATGTACCACGATTCGGCCGGCGTACCCCGATTGCTGATGTTGAAATCGCGGGTCGGGTTATCCAGCAGGTCACACCTCTCCCCCGTCTGCGCGTGCAGCGGCGCAGCCGGTGCCAGCGCGGCGAGGAGAACGGTGAGTCCCGCGGCCCGTGCGTTCATTGACGGTTCACTGGCAGCGGCAGGTTCGTGCCCGAGCCGCCCGGCACACTTACGTTTCGGAACTCGTCGTCCGCAGTGAATCGCACCCCGTTGAACTCCTCACCGGTGTTCTCCCGCATGCGCGTCGCGACATCGCTCCACAGGCGCTTCGTGGTGGGATCATAATGCAGCTCCTCGGTCCAGATCGTGCGGCCGTCCGGATCCGGAATGACCAGCACGACATTGCCGCGTGCGACGGTCTTCTGTGTGTCCCTGTTGAACTCGCCTTCCTCGGACGTGAGCGTGGACGTGAGCTTGCCGGTCTCGTCGTACGTCTCGAGCGTCACGCCGCGCAGCTGAGTGGTGGCCGAGTCCTCGAATACATAGGCCGTATCGGCGCGCAGCTGCGCGCGGCGCACGCCATCGGTCGTGAGCAGCTG from Longimicrobiales bacterium includes the following:
- a CDS encoding glycosyltransferase family 2 protein gives rise to the protein MSQPVPMTEPARPPQLSAAARRDFAVIIPAYNEADNVPDLVRELRATFERHGLEGEVLLIDDGSTDGTGERAAREAGGWSQLRVLTHRRNFGKTEAMVTGAENTDARWVILFDADLQHGTEEIPRFLEKLDEGFDIVTGRKVGRYEKAAVSSIYNRLSRVIFDVPVSDTNSMKAFRRDILDEVRLRHDWHRFFVVLAYAR
- the rpoN gene encoding RNA polymerase factor sigma-54, whose amino-acid sequence is MSIRTGLYQGTQLKQEMKINPRLYQAMDLLYMPLLDLQQHIKQEMLNNPFLDLEEPQVTEEEITPSEKEKEKEEKEKAEEIDWEEILLDGFEAGGRRQEYEEKEYFEPVSVESRDLYDHLRDQLVLLRLSPRQVLLGEEIIGNIDENGYLTCSLEEVVKGLNLWLEDAGADWAEEEGGEAVPFTLEDGEEMLRILQAFDPAGIGARDLRECLVLQLQDFEMEDTLAYRIVREYFDQLINHRWSEISKDLSITPKDVQTAADEIAKLDPKPGLKYSAPPDNYITPDLIVEKIDGEYLVFLNDTSLPRLKLSRAYREIAKDKSKFKGENKEFISNKLNSANWMIQAIEQRRQTMLKVMNFIVDRQREFFEKGVQYLKPLTLREVAEVINMHESTVSRVTNEKFVQTPRGVLPLKFFFSSGLSTTSGEDVSARGIKAKIQKLVSDEEAKRPLTDQAIVNILKDEGIQIARRTVAKYRDQLGILSARMRKRV
- the lptB gene encoding LPS export ABC transporter ATP-binding protein encodes the protein MSLLDYVAGLKPHEASIAAALLELVRRADTDGALDRGQWFAAIRSEYVARDDVDTPAPMAIAGDVASPEDADRYFEEHVLTRLVADGVVLAEPAGEAWERARVAPDYWGALLADQRVEVEAQLDRAVGILLNAPTRPGAGAGRRRGPLAGASTLSARGLVKIYRRRRVVADVNVEVSQGEIVGLLGPNGAGKTTTFYMMVGLIGPDKGKVFLDERELTRTPMYKRARAGIGYLAQEPSIFRKLTVEENILAILETMPLKRRQRRERLEHMLDELGLKHLRKARAYSLSGGERRRLEITRALVSEPKFMLLDEPFAGVDPIAVHDIQQIVADLRHRGIGVIITDHNVEQTLDIVDRAYIMYDGKVRVSGTVGELVWNDEVAEIYFGPTLTARMRERYRRPEVVA
- the lptC gene encoding LPS export ABC transporter periplasmic protein LptC, which encodes MRRFFPAVLALVLALGACDDSTAPPTADYESLPADNVVTRLDQLLTTDGVRRAQLRADTAYVFEDSATTQLRGVTLETYDETGKLTSTLTSEEGEFNRDTQKTVARGNVVLVIPDPDGRTIWTEELHYDPTTKRLWSDVATRMRENTGEEFNGVRFTADDEFRNVSVPGGSGTNLPLPVNRQ